A DNA window from Ipomoea triloba cultivar NCNSP0323 chromosome 10, ASM357664v1 contains the following coding sequences:
- the LOC116033051 gene encoding uncharacterized protein LOC116033051, whose translation MVDGKCSKYFPKKFLTSSSFDEDRYPLYRRRDNSCIINRNGIDLDNRYVVPHNCHLLLKYKAHINVEWCNQSRSIKYLFKYVNKGKDRVTAEFYKSSVDEETGTVIDEINMYYDCRYVSPCEASWRLFGYEIQYKNPTVERLSFHLPNQQAVVFEDDEPIDDILNRPTVSHSMFVEWFEANKKFPEARLLTYAEMPTKFGCMLQKGLLDDNKEYVDAVNQSSHWASATALRKLFVTLLTSNSIAKSELVWQAVWHHLSEDAQEIQKLLSIWGKSLQDYPDMPLPDNEVTMLTSNRLIHEERCTIALNSYWRTKAPMMHKHCFEALDKTMRDLLRFKNSCSLDMTFGGKTVVFGGDFRQILPVIPKGARQDIVGASTNSSYLWKNCKIFRLTKNLRLQHSQDATRYRELEDFATWIAAVGDGDIGKATDVDFEISIPQKHLLDSGDDPIATIVENTFPMFRTTANEENFLENRAILAPTLDVVDSIN comes from the exons GCATCATTAACCGCAATGGTATTGATCTAGATAATAGATATGTGGTGCCGCATAATTGCCATCTTTTGTTAAAATATAAGGCGCATATCAATGTGGAATGGTGCAATCAATCAAGGTCTATCAAGTATCTATTCAAATATGTCAACAAAGGCAAAGACCGGGTGACTGCTGAGTTTTACAAATCAAGTGTTGATGAAGAAACTGGTACTGTTATAGATGAAATTAATATGTACTACGATTGTAGGTATGTATCCCCATGCGAGGCATCTTGGAGGTTGTTTGGTTATGAGATTCAGTACAAGAATCCTACAGTTGAGCGCCTTAGTTTCCATCTCCCAAATCAACAGGCTGTCGTCTTCGAAGACGATGAACCTATTGATGACATTCTGAATCGACCTACTGTCTCGCATAGCATGTTTGTAGAATGGTTTGAAGCCAACAAGAAGTTTCCGGAAGCACGGTTACTTACATATGCTGAAATGCCAACTAAGTTT GGATGCATGTTACAAAAGGGGTTACTGGATGATAATAAAGAATATGTTGACGCTGTTAATCAATCAAGTCACTGGGCCTCGGCCACTGCACTTAGGAAATTGTTTGTGACATTGTTAACATCTAACTCAATTGCTAAATCGGAGTTGGTTTGGCAAGCAGTGTGGCATCATTTATCAGAAGATGCCCAA GAGATACAGAAGTTGTTGTCCATTTGGGGGAAGAGTTTACAAGATTATCCTGATATGCCTCTGCCTGATAATGAAGTCACAATGCTCACCTCCAATAGGCTAATACATGAAGAGAGGTGTACGATTGCACTGAATAGTTATTGGAGAACAAAAG CTCCAATGATGCATAAGCATTGCTTTGAAGCTCTAGACAAGACAATGAGAGATTTGTTACGTTTCAAAAATTCATGTAGCTTAGACATGACATTTGGAGGTAAGACAGTAGTATTTGGTGGCGACTTTAGACAGATTCTGCCAGTGATTCCAAAGGGGGCAAGACAAGATATAGTTGGAGCATCGACCAATTCATCATATCTTtggaaaaattgtaaaatttttaggtTAACTAAGAATCTTCGATTGCAACACTCACAAGATGCTACTAGATACCGTGAACTTGAAGACTTCGCAACATGGATAGCTGCGGTTGGTGACGGTGATATTGGTAAAGCCACTGATGTTGATTTTGAAATCTCTATCCCTCAAAAGCATTTATTGGATAGTGGGGATGATCCGATAGCAACTATTGTTGAAAACACTTTTCCTATGTTTAGAACTACAGCTAATGAGGAAAATTTTCTGGAGAACCGTGCTATACTTGCCCCAACATTGGATGTGGTTGACAGCATCAATTAG